A single window of Plasmodium reichenowi strain SY57 chromosome 14, whole genome shotgun sequence DNA harbors:
- a CDS encoding plasmepsin II gives MDITVREHDFKHGFIKSNSTFDGLNIDNSKKKKKIQKGFQILYVLLFCSVMCGLFYYVYENVWLQRDNEMNDILKNSEHLTIGFKVENAHDRILKTIKTHKLKNYIKESINFLNSGLTKTNYLGSSNDNIELVDFQNIMFYGDAEVGDNQQPFTFILDTGSANLWVPSVKCTTAGCLTKHLYDSSKSRTYEKDGTKVEMNYVSGTVSGFFSKDLVTVGNLSLPYKFIEVIDTNGFEPTYTASTFDGILGLGWKDLSIGSVDPIVVELKNQNKIENALFTFYLPVHDKHTGFLTIGGIEERFYEGPLTYEKLNHDLYWQITLDAQVGNIMLEKANCIVDSGTSAITVPTDFLTKMLKNLDVIKVPFLPFYVTLCNNSKLPTFEFTSENGKYTLEPEYYLQHIEDVGPGLCMLNIIGLDFPVPTFILGDPFMRKYFTVFDYDNHSVGIALAKKNL, from the coding sequence ATGGATATTACAGTAAGAGAACATGATTTTAAACATGGCTTTATCAAAAGCAATTCAACATTTGATGGATTAAATATTGACAACTcaaagaagaaaaaaaaaatacagaAGGGATTTCAAATACTATATGTACTTCTCTTTTGTAGTGTAATGTGTggtttattttattatgtgtATGAAAATGTATGGCTTCAAAGAGATAATGAAATGAATgacattttaaaaaattcagAGCATTTAACTATTGGATTTAAAGTTGAAAATGCACATGATAGAATTTTGAAAACTATAAAAACacataaattaaaaaattacattAAAGAATCTATCAATTTTCTTAATTCAGGACTTACTaaaacaaattatttaGGTAGTTCAAATGATAATATCGAATTAGTAGATTTCcaaaatataatgttttaTGGTGATGCAGAAGTTGGAGATAACCAACAACCATTTACATTTATCCTTGATACAGGTTCTGCTAATTTATGGGTCCCAAGTGTTAAATGTACAACTGCAGGATGTTTAACTAAACATCTATATGATTCATCTAAATCAAGAACTTATGAAAAAGATGGAACCAAAGTAGAAATGAATTATGTCTCTGGAACTGTTAGTGGATTTTTCAGTAAAGATTTAGTAACCGTTGGTAATTTATCTCTTccatataaatttattgaAGTAATAGATACTAATGGATTCGAACCAACGTATACTGCTTCAACATTTGATGGTATCCTTGGTTTAGGATGGAAAGATTTATCAATCGGTTCAGTAGATCCAATTGTTGTTGAATTAAAAAACCAAAACAAAATTGAAAATGCACTTTTCACCTTTTACTTACCTGTACATGATAAACATACGGGATTCTTAACCATTGGTGGTATTGAAGAAAGATTTTATGAGGGACCATTAActtatgaaaaattaaaccACGATTTATATTGGCAAATAACTTTAGATGCACAAGTTGGAAATATAATGTTAGAAAAAGCAAACTGTATTGTAGATAGTGGTACAAGTGCCATTACTGTACCAACTGACTTTTTAACTAAAATGTTGAAGAATTTAGATGTCATCAAAGTCCCATTCTTACCTTTCTATGTAACTCTTTGTAACAACAGTAAATTACCAACTTTTGAATTTACTTCAGAAAATGGTAAATACACATTAGAACCTGAATACTACCTTCAACACATAGAAGATGTTGGTCCAGGATTATGTATGCTTAATATCATAGGATTAGATTTTCCAGTACCAACCTTTATTTTAGGTGACCCATTCATgagaaaatattttaccGTCTTTGATTATGATAATCACAGTGTTGGTATTGCTCTTGCtaaaaagaatttataa
- a CDS encoding plasmepsin III — protein sequence MNLTIKEEDFTNTFMKNEESFKTFRVTKVKRWNAKRLFKILFVTVFLVLTGAFSYYIFENVVFQKNRKINHIIKTSKYSTVGFNIENSYDRLMKTIKENKLKNYIKESVKLFNKGLTKKSYLGSEFDNVELKDLANKLSFGEAKFGDNGQKFNFLFHTASSNVWVPSIKCTSESCESKNHYDSSKSKTYEKDDTPVKLTSKAGTISGIFSKDLVTIGKLSVPYKFIEMTEIVGFEPFYSESDVDGVFGLGWKDLSIGSIDPYVVELKTQNKIEQAVYSIYLPPEDKNKGYLTIGGIEERFFNGPLNYEKLNHDLMWQVDLDVHFGNVSSKKANVILDSATSAITVPTEFFNQFVESASVFKVPFLSLYVTTCGNTKLPTLEYRSPNKVYTLEPKQYLEPLENIFSALCMLNIIPIDLEKNTFVLGDPFMRKYFTVYDYDNHTVGFALAKNL from the coding sequence atgaatttaaCAATTAAAGAAGAAGATTTTACCAACACCTTCatgaaaaatgaagaatCATTTAAGACGTTTAGAGTAACTAAAGTAAAAAGATGGAATGCTAAAagattatttaaaatattatttgtgACGGTTTTCCTAGTTTTGACAGGAgctttttcttattatatttttgaaaatgTGGTTTTTCAAAAGAACCGAAAGATTAATCACATAATTAAGACTTCAAAATATTCAACAGTAGGATTTAATATTGAAAATTCTTATGATAGGCTTATGAAAACAATTAAAGagaataaattaaaaaattacataaaAGAATCAGTAAaactttttaataaaggattaacaaaaaaaagttatttAGGTAGTGAGTTTGATAATGTGGAATTAAAAGATTTAGCAAATAAATTATCTTTTGGAGAAGCAAAGTTTGGAGATAATGGtcaaaaatttaatttcttATTCCATACAGCATCATCTAATGTATGGGTACCCAGTATAAAATGTACTTCAGAGTCTTGTGAAAGTAAAAATCATTATGATTCATCTAAATCAAAAACATATGAAAAAGATGATACGCCTGTTAAATTGACAAGTAAAGCTGGTACTATAAGTGGAATATTTAGTAAAGATTTAGTAACTATTGGTAAATTATCGGTACcttataaatttattgaAATGACTGAAATTGTTGGATTTGAGCCTTTCTATTCTGAATCAGACGTTGATGGTGTTTTCGGTTTAGGATGGAAAGATTTATCCATAGGTTCTATAGATCCATATGTTGTAGAATTAAAAacacaaaataaaattgaaCAAGCCGTTTATTCCATTTATTTACCACCAGAAGACAAAAATAAAGGTTATTTAACCATAGGAGGTATTGAAGAAAGATTCTTTAATGGACCATTGAActatgaaaaattaaatcaCGATTTAATGTGGCAAGTTGATTTAGATGTACATTTTGGTAATGTATCTTCCAAAAAAGCAAATGTTATTTTAGATAGTGCCACCAGTGCTATAACTGTACCAACAGAATTTTTTAATCAATTCGTAGAATCTGCAAGTGTTTTCAAAGTTCCATTCTTATCTTTGTATGTAACTACTTGTGGTAACACAAAATTACCAACACTTGAATACCGTTCACCAAATAAAGTATATACTTTAGAACCTAAACAATACCTTGAACCattagaaaatatattttcagCATTATGTATGCTTAACATTATACCTATTgatttagaaaaaaataccTTTGTTTTAGGTGACCCATTTATgagaaaatattttaccGTTTATGATTACGATAATCACACTGTTGGATTTGCTTTAGCCAAAAATTTGTAA
- a CDS encoding transcription factor with AP2 domain(s), putative: MYIKMMNTTGEIRNLCLNILNSVKKKCDEDIESNDDKKILCENTSDIVEKMKSNYEYKHDNDIDGNNKDDNNKDDYNINVNNIDDNNINVNNIDDNNISVNNMDDNNISVNNMDDNNINNNNIYDNNIDDNNIYDNPMETKNDKKKYYKSKKNDQQYKDINKLNKQSSLHNKKEEKDNSTCAIINNKGKAISKGNGKYPNELIKKEYNKKKNEKNKKNMDENKKQKYENKKKSGENKKKNEDNKKSHTENKKDVKYNYYSRTNYFVPNEMNGKIFKNNYVHLENKNEFGNYIPTYISNDNKNMNRTNRNENNLHFLNAGDEKKSSYVYNYEEKLNISCRFFIQESNPYELDIRMLKENCLTVFELLYREKKKWCSLYISTMNGPMSNFNYHLFKILCSNDEIYMYFFLFKKFIFSCYIYFNLVSIQIYSNFSNIEESETSYDFKNPINTNVKGTNNKIDYISEDIHHHNNNMSSNSHSVSKKKKKDMSYDINKQGENKIDDDILIKKKNKYISPTFFSNSTNISSACINSYNMNNLNEEISYMSNTFTTNNHNNLCDTTTCDRRNNIYLKNMNNFSSIKDEDEKLLNFIYDPSKHLCGNKINYCSSYFHFFDKNQEDIKKKLQLFISTHSPTMVNITQKWNNFYENKNKIYSFVEKYKDIKVSSIDHFRKDTTEKFISTFIETFSYVNRVSWKDQNGVVEHNNCNYNDKEKKQKGTLKHHSNNNNKDKDNNKDDRDNNNKDNNKDNNKDNNKDDRDNNNNDKDNNKDDRDNNNNDKDNNKDDNNNDNNKEXXXXXXXXQSNYYQQHNICDDHKSVYDNVKKKDEEQNCNAQYDEKKEEKSDTLLENHDKQENIVKRTDEVINEENDDYDKNKKTNFWNIFELIKNDTYNDNNNDNNNNNNNNDNNYVESKENSSISKILEEKNNLSNKDQIDKSVEKDIFTDQYKTNKNGSIIQESDNDNYNTTRNEEIHEDEDEEDEDEKDEDEKVEDEKDEDEKEEDEKEDDEKEDDEKEDDEEQKERQKEHQIVETSEKKRKIILNNKTHNGDISHNDNNTLYNVGIGMFNNNCSDNSNTKDSLSLMISHKSLTMDLNESMEDEKKEQCNDNNEDKNKNNNKDDIYNNNNNNKNNLCSNSFDNIDVKVKKEIVVNDEQNDDKKMSGGNFQNDASDKCNNDNPSFNNKKNYFPNYIILNNLNILITDLNELYDYVENGIDKNLLRQKNIPIDYCLKGDESLPLGVLPMEYEQNDKHHHHHHHHHHHNVFVVEPTTCSNELCKRYNNLSKIKNKENEHEKCNSNCMSRKCYTIHHNDKEMVEKNEGSKNDECCNFDMMSTLDYQRFCRVCSGIEYENFERKIDYTKDNNYKVPEVFINESDFFCNCNNMNVLTTNNPNYNFNNTKGSNVYDVDLNNKNFFNDKSYNDNNYYMNKFNDIHKMNEVIAQHCFYNDEYNKTQVDDKKRKLSVHIDKRNNNNNNNIIQNDDMNNNYYNAYVTKAKNKFWGLDNNKSLDTNKNATLNNRELRNSKKNKLLTKNNQSETNKANNKTTKSASTIEGKSPRVKKLEKFTNVDQEELREVFGPTGVSGVYFEKSRSSWTAQYKVSGGKRRAKRFLVTKNMSYEEIENVKQQCIAYRKQMEREYIKEFLNEENKKKINNAENDPLNTEVLSTGVKKVKRKRKLKNIYEG; the protein is encoded by the coding sequence atgtatatcaAAATGATGAATACAACAGGAGAAATAAGAAATTTATGcttaaatattttaaattcGGTTAAGAAAAAGTGTGATGAAGACATCGAATCcaatgatgataaaaaaattttgtgTGAAAATACTTCAGATATAGTAGAGAAGATGAAAAGtaattatgaatataaacatgataatgatatagatggtaataataaagatgataataataaagatgattataatataaatgttaataatattgatgataataatataaatgttaataatattgatgataataatataagtgttaataatatggatgataataatataagtgttaataatatggatgataataatataaataataataatatatatgataataatattgatgataataatatatatgataatcctatggaaacaaaaaatgataagaaaaaatactacaaatccaaaaaaaatgatCAGCAATATAAAGACATAAACAAATTAAACAAACAATCTTctttacataataaaaaagaagaaaaggATAATAGTACATGTGctattattaataataaaggGAAAGCTATATCAAAAGGTAATGGCAAATATCCCAACGAATTGATCAAAAAAGAATAcaataaaaagaaaaatgaaaagaacaaaaaaaatatggatgaaaataaaaaacaaaaatatgaaaacaaaaaaaaaagtggagagaacaaaaaaaaaaatgaagataataaaaaaagtcatacagaaaataaaaaagacgttaaatataattattatagtagaacaaattattttgttccTAACGAAATGAatggaaaaatatttaagaataattatgtacatttggaaaataaaaatgagTTTGGAAATTACATACCTACATATATATCGAATgacaataaaaatatgaatagaACTAAtagaaatgaaaataatttacatTTCTTAAATGCAGGAGATGAAAAGAAGTCatcatatgtatataattatgaagaaaaattaaatatttcttgTAGATTTTTTATACAAGAATCTAATCCATACGAATTAGATATAAGAATgttaaaagaaaattgtCTAACTGTTTTTGAACTTTTATATagagagaaaaaaaagtggtgttcattatatatatctacaATGAATGGACCTATGTCTAATTTTAATTATCATTTGTTTAAGATATTATGTAGCAATGATGagatatatatgtatttcttcttgttcaagaaatttattttttcatgttatatatattttaatttagtaagtatacaaatatattctaATTTTTCGAATATTGAAGAAAGCGAAACATCCTATGATTTTAAGAATCCaataaatacaaatgtAAAAGgaacaaataataaaattgaCTACATTTCTGAAGATattcatcatcataataataatatgtcATCTAATAGTCACAGTGtatccaaaaaaaaaaaaaaagatatgagctatgatataaataaacaaggggaaaataaaatagatgatgatatattaataaaaaaaaaaaataaatatatatcccCAACTTTTTTTAGTAATTCAACAAATATATCATCAGCATGTATTAATAgttataatatgaataatttgAATGAAGAAATATCATATATGTCTAATACTTTTACAACAAATAAccataataatttatgtGATACTACTACATGTGAtagaagaaataatatatatttgaaaaatatgaataatttttcaagTATTAAAGATGAAGATGAGAAActattaaattttatttatgatCCTTCAAAACATTTATGTGgtaacaaaataaattattgttcaagttattttcatttttttgataaaaatcaagaagatattaaaaaaaagttacAATTATTTATAAGCACACATTCACCTACTATGGTAAATATTACACAGAAGTggaataatttttatgaaaataaaaataaaatatactCCTTTgtagaaaaatataaagatataaaagTTTCCTCGATTGATCATTTTAGGAAGGACACGACAGAAAAGTTTATAAGCACTTTTATTGAAACCTTTTCTTATGTAAATCGTGTTAGTTGGAAGGATCAAAATGGTGTAGTTGAACACAACAAttgtaattataatgataaggaaaaaaaacaaaaggGAACACTAAAGCACcatagtaataataataataaggataaggataataataaggatgatagggataataataataaggataataataaggataataataaggataataataaggatgatagggataataataataatgataaggataataataaggatgatagggataataataataatgataaggataataataaggatgataataataatgataataataaggaaGNNNNNNNNNNNNNNNNNNNNNNCCAATCGAATTACTACCAACAACACAATATATGTGATGATCATAAATCAGTATATGataatgttaaaaaaaaagatgaagAACAAAATTGTAATGCACAATATGATGAAAAGAAGGAAGAAAAAAGTGATACATTATTAGAAAATCATGATAAACAAGAAAATATAGTAAAAAGAACTGATGAGGTAATAAATGAAGAGAACGATGATTATgataaaaacaaaaaaacaaatttctggaatatatttgagttaattaaaaatgatacatataatgataataataatgataataataataataataataataatgataataattatgtagAAAGCAAAGAAAATAGTAGTATAAGTAAAATTTTggaggaaaaaaataacttATCAAATAAAGATCAAATAGATAAAAGTGTtgaaaaagatattttCACAGAtcaatataaaacaaataaaaatggaaGTATAATACAAGAAAgtgataatgataattataatacaaCAAGGAATGAAGAAATTCATGAGGATGAGGATGAAGAAGATGAGGATGAAAAAGATGAGGATGAAAAAGTTGAGGATGAAAAAGATGAGgatgaaaaagaagaagatgaAAAAGAAGACGATGAAAAAGAAGACGATGAAAAAGAAGACGATGAGGAACAAAAGGAACGTCAAAAGGAACATCAAATTGTTGAGACTTCAGAAAAGAAAcgtaaaataatattaaataataagacACATAATGGAGATATATCCcataatgataataatactCTATATAATGTAGGTATAGGTAtgtttaataataattgtagTGACAATTCAAATACTAAAGATTCTCTGAGCTTAATGATTTCGCATAAATCATTAACAATGGATTTGAATGAATCTATGGaggatgaaaaaaaagaacaatgtaatgataacaatgaggataaaaataagaataataataaggatgatatttataataataataataataataagaataatttaTGTAGTAATTCTTTTGATAATATCGATGTTAAGGTTAAAAAAGAGATAGTTGTAAATGACGAacaaaatgatgataaaaagaTGTCAGGTGGTAATTTTCAAAATGATGCTAGTGACAAAtgtaataatgataatccttcatttaataataaaaagaattattttccaaattatattatattaaacaaTTTAAATATACTCATTACAGatttaaatgaattatatgattatgTAGAAAATGGTattgataaaaatttattacGTCAGAAAAATATACCCATAGATTATTGCTTAAAAGGAGATGAGTCCTTACCTTTAGGTGTCTTACCTATGGAATATGAACAGAATGATAAgcatcatcatcatcatcaccaccatcatcatcataacGTTTTTGTAGTAGAGCCTACAACATGTAGTAATGAATTATgtaaaagatataataatttatcaaaaataaaaaataaggagAATGAACATGAGAAATGTAATTCAAATTGTATGAGTCGAAAATGTTACACAATTCATCATAATGATAAAGAAATggtagaaaaaaatgagggaagtaaaaatgatgaatgCTGTAATTTCGATATGATGTCTACTTTGGATTATCAACGTTTTTGCAGAGTTTGCTCAGGTATagaatatgaaaattttgAAAGGAAAATAGATTATAcaaaagataataattataaagtACCTGAAGTATTTATTAATGAAAGtgattttttttgtaattgtaataatatgaatgtaTTAACAACTAATAATCctaattataattttaataatactAAAGGTAGTAATGTTTATGATGTAGAtcttaataataagaacttttttaatgataaatcatataatgataataattattatatgaacaaaTTTAATGATATTCACAAAATGAATGAAGTAATTGCACAAcattgtttttataatgatgaatataataaaacacaagtagatgataaaaaaagaaaattatctgttcatatagataaaagaaataataataataataataatattatacaaaatgacgatatgaataataattattacaatGCTTATGTAACAAAAgctaaaaataaattttgGGGTCTTGATAACAACAAATCATTAGATACTAATAAAAATGCAACACTAAATAATAGAGAATTAAgaaattcaaaaaaaaataaattactCACCAAAAATAATCAATCCGAAACAAATAAAGcgaataataaaacaacaAAGAGCGCAAGCACTATTGAAGGCAAATCACCAAGAGTTAAAAAGTTAGAAAAATTTACAAATGTTGATCAAGAAGAGTTAAGGGAGGTATTTGGACCTACAGGAGTGTCAGGAgtatattttgaaaaaagCAGAAGTAGTTGGACGGCTCAATATAAAGTTAGTGGTGGTAAAAGAAGAGCAAAAAGATTTCTTGTAACTAAAAATATGTCATATGAAGAAATAGAAAATGTGAAGCAACAATGTATTGCTTATAGAAAACAAATGGAAAGAGAATATATTAAGGAATTCTTAAATgaggaaaataaaaaaaaaattaataatgCAGAAAATGATCCACTCAACACAGAGGTGCTTTCTACGGGGGTCAAAAAGGTTAagagaaaaagaaaattgaaaaatatttatgaaggttaa
- a CDS encoding hypothetical protein (conserved Plasmodium protein, unknown function) — protein MDNITKKNISSPEIIKSEEINKENIIRNKEKTILEKYEKDRHNIVEKIRNGLITENNLLNKKIITTENFLIDKTYPSDIQKDVESPYIEYIKTSCTPYVLMNLYLASFLFVVFIYVFIYLIKRTYKKFRKKKEKKFKSQSSENFILTDIF, from the exons atggataatattacaaaaaaaaatatttcgTCACCAGAAATAATTAAAAGTgaagaaattaataaagaaaatattataagaaataaagaaaaaacaattCTAGAAAAATACGAAAAGGATAGACATAACATTGtggaaaaaataagaaacGGTTTAATAacagaaaataatttattaaataaaaaaattattacaaccgaaaattttttaatagaCAAAACATATCCTTCAGATATACAAAAAGATGTAGAAAGTCCCtatatagaatatattaaaactTCATGTACACCTTATGT ATTAATGAATCTATATCTGGCAAGTTTCCTTTTTGTTGTATTcatttatgtttttatatatttaataaaacgTACTTATAAGAAATttagaaagaaaaaagaaaag AAATTTAAATCTCAAAGTTCggaaaattttatattaactgacatattttaa